From Asterias amurensis chromosome 3, ASM3211899v1, a single genomic window includes:
- the LOC139935183 gene encoding uncharacterized protein translates to MAHVGVRDATGRFTESFEIFAKLPGPGSLTSINVRHTTTVAELKSLIELVCGIPSDLQLLSYRHHSVLTDGDTLGRLCVIPGARLPVKVTYGFDGLVDAALRGDLKEVLRKVAMTMDVDGMSQRRFVAMFIAAHKGFHYLVDRLLCDGALPNSQTPSGRTALHVACAMGNNGCIDSLLQHGALLEIKDASHQTPADTAASCGQQGAQRRVVLYARILANKATKEKTCTWSTSPRFPKSKLGSSVAPTISLKELAITPGPELMITAWKGREHHHHYFERNRRPLSSKLAHSSLFQNDSATSSTESWESLRDFAKSSQLHAPSKTEDSSPHGSKITTDRESMARSVRLHDRPNSALSSTAGRRPKSATPKSVKFSPGDSQRPPTNMDKYSASKNIQNSVAIPSDSYYRSPVQVPISSRPSLDSVQTDAAKSCLRKILVTNDNERHNSRQNLGTCETNNVNGQVPRNDRGDGNEITMGNKANDSFSNSSDQSSEELDSREINDMRINYLNDKLRHVIDLPVEHPQRLQFMKEEESKLSDGSPSPYKVSKRKPTPEENEQAFNDWLASKSQDARDRKLVNKVNRMLNDAFGKKDETLVVECDDQVQIKTPLTFEAWAEKKTNQGRLRADKLAAESVKQDQETEKKAAARLNGGKSTETWLAAKIEKQKQERKAAKQKEDEKQRAKAGREEAAQEVFKKWCMQKQWEELQMLKDKPRTKRRPKSGTNRKTGTAHRLTSTRRIRSHSAPPRRIRITPS, encoded by the exons ATGGCACATGTGGGCGTGCGAGATGCAACGGGCCGCTTCACCGAGTCATTCGAGATCTTTGCCAAGCTCCCAGGTCCAGGGTCGCTCACCTCAATCAACGTACGACACACCACCACCGTGGCAGAGCTCAAGTCCCTGATTGAACTAGTGTGTGGCATCCCCTCTGACTTGCAACTTCTTTCGTATCGTCATCACTCTGTTCTCACCGACGGGGATACCCTGGGCAGGCTGTGCGTCATACCGGGGGCGCGCCTACCCGTAAAAGTCACGTATGGATTCGATGGGTTGGTAGATGCTGCATTGAGAGGCGATTTGAAAGAGGTGTTGAGAAAAGTTGCAATGACGATGGATGTTGATGGGATGTCACAGAGGCGATTTGTTGCGATGTTTATTGCTGCACACAAGGGCTTTCACTACCTTGTTGATAG ATTGCTCTGCGATGGTGCTCTTCCGAATTCCCAAACTCCATCCGGCAGGACAGCCCTACACGTTGCCTGCGCCATGGGCAACAATGGATGCATCGACAGCCTCCTTCAACACGGTGCGTTGCTAGAAATTAAAGACGCCTCCCACCAAACACCGGCAGACACTGCCGCCTCCTGCGGACAGCAGGGAGCACAACGACGGGTCGTGCTCTACGCAAGGATTCTTGCCAACAAGGCCACCAAGGAAAAAACATGCACTTGGTCCACGTCTCCGAGATTCCCAAAGTCCAAACTTGGGAGTAGCGTAGCACCGACCATATCCCTGAAGGAGCTGGCGATCACTCCCGGTCCAGAACTCATGATAACTGCTTGGAAGGGTCGGGAGCATCATCATCATTACTTCGAGAGGAACCGGAGGCCATTGTCTTCAAAATTGGCTCATAGTTCTTTATTTCAGAATGACAGTGCTACGTCAAGCACCGAGAGCTGGGAGTCTCTCCGCGATTTTGCTAAAAGCAGTCAACTCCATGCACCATCCAAGACAGAG GATTCTTCTCCACATGGAAGCAAGATCACAACCGATAGGGAATCGATGGCACGCTCAGTTCGTCTCCACGATCGTCCTAATTCAGCTCTTTCATCAACAGCTGGACGAAGACCCAAAAGTGCCACGCCCAAATCAGTCAAGTTTTCACCCGGCGACTCACAGAGACCACCCACAAACATGGACAAGTATTCCGCCAGCAAAAACATACAGAATAGTGTAGCGATACCATCGGATTCATATTATAG GTCACCTGTACAAGTTCCAATTAGTAGTCGTCCATCACTGGACTCGGTACAGACCGATGCTGCAAAAAGTTGTCTTCGAAAAATACTCGTCACAAATGACAATGAAAGGCACAACTCCAGGCAAAATCTTGGTACTTGTGAAACCAACAATGTCAATGGACAAGTACCTAGAAATGATCGTGGAGACGGTAATGAAATCACTATGGGAAATAAGGCCAATGATTCGTTCTCAAACAGCAGTGACCAGTCCTCAGAAGAATTAGACTCAAGAGAGATAAATGATATGagaatcaactatctaaacgatAAGCTCCGACATGTAATAGATCTACCAGTTGAACACCCTCAACGCCTGCAGTTTATGAAGGAAGAGGAAAGCAAGCTCAGTGATGGGTCTCCATCACCGTATAAGGTTTCCAAAAGGAAACCAACTCCTGAAGAAAATGAACAAGCTTTCAATGACTGGCTTGCCTCCAAGTCACAAGACGCACGAGATCGGAAGCTAGTTAACAAAGTTAACAGAATGCTGAATGATGCATTCGGTAAGAAAGATGAAACTTTGGTCGTCGAGTGCGATGACCAGGTCCAGATAAAAACTCCGCTGACATTCGAAGCTTGGGCTGAAAAGAAAACTAACCAGGGGAGACTTCGCGCCGATAAGCTGGCAGCCGAGTCGGTTAAACAGGACCAAGAGACGGAAAAGAAAGCCGCGGCAAGACTGAACGGTGGTAAATCGACTGAAACCTGGCTAGCCgcgaaaattgaaaaacaaaagcaggAGAGGAAAGCTGCAAAGCAAAAGGAGGATGAGAAGCAACGTGCCAAAGCCGGTCGCGAAGAAGCAGCGCAGGAAGTCTTTAAGAAGTGGTGCATGCAGAAACAATGGGAAGAGCTGCAGATGTTGAAGGACAAACCACGTACGAAGAGGCGTCCCAAATCAGGTACCAACCGGAAGACGGGAACCGCTCATCGCCTGACTTCAACCAGGCGAATACGATCACATTCTGCACCACCTCGCCGGATCAGGATCACACCATCATGA